Below is a window of Allomuricauda ruestringensis DSM 13258 DNA.
TCTTCTTATCCTGAAATTCCAACAACAAATCGTCGAGTTTCTTGTTCTCTGGCACAAAATATGGTTCACGGATAAGTGACATCCAGTTAAAACTTTTTCTTTCAATATAAGGCAATAGATCCTTCACATAAAGAACACCCATAACGTTGTCCATATTTTCCGCAAATACGGGAATTCTGGAATATCCATTCTTTTTGATCTCTTCGAGTATTTCCGGAAACTTCATTTTCTCATTGACCGCGAATATGTCTATCCTTGGCCGCATTACCTGCTTGGTATCCGTATTTCCAAAGGTTACTATCCCCTCCAATATCTTTTGCTCTTCCTTGGTCGTATCTCCTTCGGATGCGAGTTCCAAGGCTTGCGAAAGGTGGTTAATGCTCAAATTGGATTTTTTCTTCCCCAATTTATCTTCTATGAACAAAGTAACAGAGCGCATTGGAGAACTCAAGGGTGTAAGCAGATAACTTAACCCCTTTAAAGGAACTGCCATAAAATGGGAAAATTGTACTCGATTCCGATTGGCATATATTTTGGGAAGGATTTCACCAAACATCAATATTAAAAAGGTAGCCACCACCACCTCCAGTAAAAAGCGAAGGGTTCCATCAATATCTGCAAAAATGGTGTTACCAATGGAACTAAACAAGAGTACTATACCAATATTGATGGTGTTATTGGCAATGAGAATCGTGGCCAATAACTTTTTAGGCTTTGTCAACAACTCCACAATCAACTTGCTTCGGGAAGAATTGCTCTCCTGCATTTCGTTGACATCGGTCTGTGACAAGCCAAAAAGTGCAACCTCTGCGGCTGAAATCAGAGCTGAACCAGCCAATAAAAGTACTAGCACAACAATTTTTAAAGTGAAAATTCCACTAAACGCTGTAAAAATAAATGCCAAACAATGGGGCTCGGGATCCAATTTAATATTGCTTTTTAAACTTTTATCTTAAAATGGTAAGTCATCTTCCTCTTCGGTATCATCGGCAGGTGCGGAAGGGCTTTCGGTCTTGGAAGGTTCTTGATAATTGGCAGGCGACGAACCTGACGATTGCGCATTGGCCATACTCTCCTTTTTGGTGGTCAAAAAAGTAAAGTCCTGTACGTGCACTTCGGTGGTGTATCGGGTATTACCGTCCTCACCTTGCCATTGCCTGTTTTTTAAACGGCCCTCCACATAAACCTTGTCACCCTTACTAAGGTACTTTTCACAAATTTCAGCGGCCTTGTTGCGCACGACAACATTGTGCCAATCCGTATTGGTCACTCTTTCACCCGTTTGCCTATTGGTATAGGTCTCGTTGGTGGCCAAAGGGAATCTGCCGATACAGTTTCCTCCTTCAAAATAGTGCATTTTCACTTCGTCTCCCAAATGCCCGATCAGCATTACTTTATTCAATGTTCCGCTCATATCTCTCTTAATTAACGAACTCGTCTTAAGTTATCCGAATCCGCTGCAAATTTATCTTTTGCACCCATTTTTACCTTTTTATCTTTCCGTAGCTCTGCTATGCAACTCAAAAAAGCCTTCAAATGGGCACAAAACTTTACATTTTCGCTTGAATCCAACAACTCAAGACCAGTTCATCAAAAGTACTAAATTTTCAATGTCTTAATAAAATCTGCTATCAAAACTGGAACCGGAAAATTACCTATTTCATTCCATTGTGTTCCTTGCTCTAATATATGAGAAGTTTTTAGGATCCAAAATTGTGTATGTAAATGTTGATGTGATAGTTTGTGTACGATCGGCTCATTATTATATAATGATAGGGATTCCAATTCTGGAACATCCTCTTTTTCCTTGATCAATGGCTTCAATGCTTCGGCCTGAAGCTTTTTCTCCGACTCGATCAATGGAAACTGATACAGGTTCTGCCAAATGCCCTTGCCCCTGCGTTGCTCTAAGATGGTGTTTTCGTTTTGATCCAACAATACCAAATAGTTAAAGTAGCGATTTCTAACCTTGGTTTTGTTTTGCTTTACAGGTAGACTGTCCACTTTATTCTCTTTTAAAGCAACACAGCTGTCTTGAAGCGGGCACAATAAACAGTACGGTTTTTTAGGAGCACACTGTATAGCGCCAAACTCCATTATCCCTTGATTATAATCTCGTATATTCCTTTCATCCATCACCTCACGGGCGAGTTCTTTAAAATATTTGATACCCTGCGTACTATTAATAGGTATATCCACCCCAAAATATCGCGACAAAACACGATACACATTACCATCAACTACAGGTTCTGGCTCATCAAAACAGAAAGATGCGATGGCACTAGCCGTATAATCGCCAACCCCTTTTAAGGATTTTAACGCCTTATAAGTCTTCGGGAACTCTCCATTAAAATCATTAACGACCATTTTGGCAGCAGCATGCAGATTGCGTGCACGAGAGTAGTATCCTAGTCCTTGCCAAAGCTTTAACACCTGTTCTTCTGGTGCATTCGCAAGGTCAAAAACCGTTGGAAAAGCCTCCACAAAGCTATAATAATAAGGCATTCCCTGCGCTACGCGGGTTTGTTGCAGTATAATTTCCGATAACCAAACTTTATAGGGTTCCCGTGTTTCTCTCCAGGGAAGCTCACGTTGATGTTCACGGTACCAATTCAGAATTTTTGGGGCAAAAATCATTCGATAAAGTAATAAAGTTCAAATGTATTAGTTTATATACTTAAAATTAAAGGGTTAAAGGGAAAGATTAATTTTAATGTTTATATTTGCAAGCCGAAAAAAATTAGAAAATTAATTAGAAGTAATGACGAAAGCAGATATTGTAACTAGGATCTCAGAAAAACTAGGTATTGAAAAAGGAGATGTGCAAGCGACAGTAGAATCCTTTATGGAAGAGGTAAAATCATCCTTGGAGAATGGTGATAATGTTTATTTAAGAGGTTTTGGTAGTTTTATCATCAAGACCAGAGCGGAAAAAACAGGTAGAAATATCTCTAAGAACACTACCATTAAAATTCCTGCACACAATATTCCTGCATTTAAGCCGGCCAAAGTTTTTGTGGAAGGCGTAAAGACTAACGTACAAGTAAAATAATATAATAACACACTAAAGCAAGAGCCATATGCCGAGTGGAAAGAAAAGAAAAAGACATAAGGTAGCTACGCACAAGCGCAAGAAGCGCAGAAGAGCTAACCGACACAAGAAAAAGTAGTTGTTTCAACTACTTTTTCGTTTTACCCTATCACGTTCTTTGACATAGAGATTCAAGAAACGAATTTCAATCGGTTCGAAAAATAACCGATACTATATATTGTTTAATCATTTATCCCAAAATTCATGTGGGATAAATAAAAATCGATTCAGGTGAATAGAGAATTAATAGTAAGATCTACGCCAGATGCAGTCGATTTTGCCTTACTAAAGGATGGAAAATTAGTAGAATTACACAAAGAAGAAGACAACAATAACTTTTCCGTAGGGGATATCTTCCTAGCCAAGATCAGAAAACCCGTTACAGGCCTAAATGCAGCATTTGTAAATGTAGGTTATGAAAAAGATGCGTTCCTGCACTACCACGACCTAGGCCCGCAACTGTCTTCCATGTTAAAATTCATTAAACAAGCTAGAACAGGGAAACTAAAAGATTTTTCCCTGAAAAATTTTCCGTTTGAAAAAGACATTGACAAGAATGGCAGCATCAACGATGTACTAAAAGCCAATCAGTCACTACTGGTACAAATAGTAAAAGAACCCATATCAACAAAGGGGCCAAGAATAAGCTCCGAGCTTTCCATAGCCGGGCGATTTTTGGTCATGGTGCCTTTTTCCGATAGAGTCTCGGTATCCCAAAAAATAGCGAGCAAGGAAGAAAAAGACAGACTTATTAGACTTGTAAAAAGTATTAAGCCCAAGGGATTTGGAGTAATCATCCGTACCGTAGCAGAAGGCAAAAAGGTTGCAGAACTGGATAAAGATCTACAGAACTTGTTTTCCAAATGGACAAACATGTGCAAGAAATTGCAGCGGGCGTCGCATCCATCCAAAGTTTTGGTGGAACTGAACAGGGCGTCATCCATCCTTCGGGATGTCTTCAACGATTCCTTTACCGGAATTCACGTTGATGAAGAAACACTCTACAACCAAATCAAGGATTATTTGCATGAAATTGCACCTCAAAAAGAATCCATTGTAAAGTTGTATACCGGTTCGGCCCCTATTTTCGAAAAATTTGGGATAGAACGTCAAATCAAGACCTCTTTTGGCCGAACAGCATCCATGAGCCGTGGGGCTTACCTTATTATTGAACATACCGAAGCTTTGCACGTAATAGATGTAAACAGTGGCAACCGTTCCAATAAGGCAAAAAACCAAGAAGATACCGCTTTAGAAGTAAACCTTTTGGCCGCAACCGAAATTGCTAGACAATTACGTTTGCGCGACATGGGCGGAATTATTGTTATTGACTTTATTGATATGACCAAAGGTGACCACAGACGAAAATTGTTTGACCACCTTAGGGATGAAATGAAGGACGACAGAGCAAAACACAAGATTTTGCCGCCCAGTAAATTCGGTCTTGTACAAATTACAAGGCAAAGGGTTCGTCCGGAAATGAATATCAAAACCAGTGAGGAAAACCCGAACGGGACAGGGGCCGAAGTTGAAGCTCCAATTGTATTGATTGACAAAATTCAGTCAGATTTAGAGCGAATCCTTAAGCCAGACCGCAAAAACAACGGAATTGTATTGAACATACACCCGTTTATTGCAGCTTACCTTACCAAGGGGTTCCCTTCTATCCGTTCCAAATGGTTTAAAACTTATAAAAAGTGGATTAAAATCCAACCAAGGGATGCTTACAGGTACCTAGAATATCGTTTTAAGGACAAGGACGGTAAAACAATACGTCCATAATACAAAGCGACTCCAGAAATGGGGTCGCTTTTTTTGTTTTTACCAGTTTAGTGCAAAACAGTATTTTTGGTATACAACATCCTCACCATGAAAAAAATATCATCAGCGTTATTCAGTTTATTCATTTTGGCATGTTCATCAAAAGCCGAACGGTCTTTGACCAACCTTTTAAATGATTCCACTAAAATAGAAGGTAAAAAGAGCTACTTGGGTTCCCCTTATGTTACCGCAGGTAACAGACTATACATGGTTGGCCATCAAGATGGAACCTTTCCTGCTCTAGGCTGGCATATAAAAGGAGAAATGGGGGGTATCTGGAACCACCCCATAAAACTTATGGACGGTTTTGAGGTAGAAATGGCAATCAACGACCGTGTATTGCAATTGAACAAGGCCTCTGAGTTTGTGAACTACCCGTACGCAAATAAACATGTATTCGAATTTGAAGAAGAAGGCCTCGTAATTGAAAGGATTCAATTTGTCCCCGATAATATTCAAGGTATTTTAATCCAGTTTGTTATCAAAAATAACAATACAAAAAAAATTGACGGCAAGGTAAAGTTTACTGGTCATACCAACTTGCGGCCAACGTGGCTGGGAGAGCGTTCCAATATGATGGACTCCAAAGATTCCAGTATTCTAGAAGAAAACTATTGGGTTGTTAAGGATAGTTTAAATACTTGGTATACTATTTTTGGATCGGACCAAAAAGCCATTTCTTCTGAAGAACTTAAAAATTCCGACAAACCCAATGGTGTCTCCAATTCACTTGAATATGTTGTTGCGATTCCAGCACAATCTGAGAAAACCCTCAATATTGCCTTGGCCGGCTCCTATGATTCCCGCGAAGATGCAACTAACACCTACAACAATATTCTAAAGAACTTTGTTCCTATGGCCAAAGCAAAAAAAGCTCGTTACAAGGAACTCGCGAACCAGTCCAAGCTTACCATACCGGACAAACACCTACAAGAAACATTTGAATGGTTAAAATACAATTGCGATTGGCTGGTACGCACGATTCCCGAGATTGGCTCGGGCATTGGCGCAGGTATACCTGATTATCCTTGGTATTTTGGGGTGGACAGTGAGTATGCACTCAAAGGGTATATGGCCATTGGTCAAGATGAAATTGTGGAGCAAACAATCCGGCTTTTGGACAGTGTTTCCATGGCAGTCAACGGCAATGGAAGAATTCTTCATGAAATGTCCACAAACGGTATTGTTTTCAATAAAGGAAATATTAATGAAACTCCCCAATTTGCATCATTGATATGGGAAATCTATAAATGGAACGGAGACAAAGAATTTCTTAAAAAGTATTTTCCAACCGTAAAGAAAGGACTAAAGTGGTTATTGGAAGAAAATGATGATAACAAAAATCTTTTTCCAGATGGTTTTGGCATGATGGAAATACACGGTCTGGACAGTGAAATGATTGATGTTGCTGCTTACACGCAAAAAGCTTTTGCTGATGCCCACCTTATGGCACTTGAGCTGGACGAAACTGAATTGGCACTTGAATACCAGCAATTGGCTGATGAATTGAAGAAAAAAATAAATACCGGTTTTTGGTCAGAAACTTTTAAATCCTATGCAGATTTTATCGGAACCGACAAGCAGGCCCTGAAATTAATCGAAGATGCCTTGGTCAGGGCCGATACGCTCAACAAACCATGGGCAATTGAAGAACTTGAAACTACCAAAAAACAAATTTTGAGCAATCCGTCCAACGAGCCCAGACCTTTTGTTCTTTACCACAATTGGGTAGTAAACACTCCTATGGAAATGGGTATAGCCGATTCTACCAAAGCAATAGTGGCTTTGGACAACGCAAAACAATTTACAAATCCTTTTGGGGTATTCGTCACCGGTATTGATCGCGATGAGACAGCTGGTGAAGACGATGGCTCGTTTAAAGGAAGCAAGGTTTTTTCCTACACAGGTGCTGTGATGACATTGCCCACTGGGGTGCAAGCTGTTGCAGAAAATAATTATGGCCGCCCAGACCAAGCATTGGATTATTTAAAAAAAATGTCCCGTTCCTTTAGCTACGCGCTTCCTGGAAGTATTTATGAGGTTTCCCCAGATTACGGGATGATGACACAGGCTTGGAACATTTATGCCTTTGCCGTGCCCATCGTAAACCAGTTCTTTGGAATTAAGCCCTTAGCACACCAAAAAACCATCATTATTGAGCCTCAAATGCCAAAAGAATGGGACAATGCTTCGCTGGAAAATGTAAAAGTTGGAGACAACGAAATTTCCGTATGGCATACCACATCAAAAACTGGTCATCAAATCAAAGTACAACAAACAAAAACTGACTGGAAAATTAAACTTATTTTACCAGAAGCAAACTATAATATAAACGAAGGTAATCCAGAAACAATAAACGAAAACGGTAAAACCATATTCACTTTTTCGGACAACATTATTTTGGTAACCAAAAGCTAAGCCAAAATGAATTCACGGTTTTATTCTCAAAAATATTACTCCTTTCAAGAGGCTATAAAAAAAATGGAGCATTACTGTGCCTACCAAGAGCGCTGCCATAAAGAAGTTACGGAAAAGTTGAAGCATATGAACATGATTCCTGAAGCCATAGATCAAATTTTGGGACACCTCATCCAAGAGAACTACCTCAACGAAGAGCGCTTCGCCAAGGCCTTTGCCAGAGGTAAGTTCGGTATTAAAAAGTGGGGGGCAAATCGTATCGTTAGAGAACTAAAGTTCAGGGATATTTCTGCTTACAATATTAAAAGTGCCCTTGCGGAAATACAGCACGAAGATTACCTTGAGACTTTTGACGAACTCGCCAGAAAACGTTTGGATCAAATCAAAGAAAAGAACCCATTGAAAAGAAAGAAAAAATTAGCTGATTATTTGCTATATCGCGGTTGGGAAAGCCATTTGGTATATGAAAAAGCCAATGAGCTTATCAAATAAAGGCACTTCTAATCCTGAACCAATAATTTCTGTGTTCGCTCCACAGCCTTTTCATTCTTCCAATCAATCCACTCTTGACCCTTGACCTTTCGCATCAAATTATCAAAATGCCGCATTATCAAAATATTATAGACTGCCTTTCCAAAATTTTTCGGCTTTCGTGCAATCGCTCGCAGACTCATTGAAAATCCAGGGGTAATGTATTTCATATGATGCCAATACCCTTCGGGTATGTAGAGAACGTTACCATGCTCCAAATGTGCAACATGTCCTTTGGCATATTGTAAAGCGGGCCATTTATCAAGGTCAGGGTCAGCAAAATCGATATCTTCCCGCGTAATCAAGGAGTGTGGAATCTTGTACAAGAATTTAGTTTCCGATTGCGAGAAAAGGATGCATTGCTTCTTCCCCTCAAAATGAAAATGAAAAATATTGGCCAAATCAATGTCGTAATGCATAAACGTATGCGAGTTCTCTCCACCAAAAAAAAGCATGGGCAATCCCTTCATGAGGCGCAATCCAAAATCTGGATAGGAAAAATCCTTTTGTAATTCGGGAACTTCTTTAAGCAAATTCCAAAGAAATATACGGTATTTGGTAGGGCTTTTTTTTAGTAGATCCACATAATTGGCCAGCTTCATTTTAGCGTGTGGTTCGTTAAATCCTTCGTCATGTTTTACTGGGCGATCATCATACAAAGGAACCTCCTTATCCCCTGCCACCTCTTTTACATAGTCCAAGCTCCATTTGGAATACGCTGGCCAATCCTCAATAAACCGCTCAATGACGACAGGTTTTTGGGGCTTGAAATATTTTTGGAGGAACTCTTTCTTGGAAAGGGTTTTCTCCCGAGGTATCTGTTCAAGATTCAGCTTCAAAATTTCAAGGAATTTGAAACCACTAAATTAGTAAAAGCATTTGAAATGGATGGCGAACTTAATCTTTGGAGACCAATTTACCTTTCTCCTTGGCCGCTTCGTTCCGTTCAATTTTATGTCCTGGTCTGGTCCATTTTGGTTTTTGGTCTCCCATGGATTATTGCGCCTATTTAAAATTATAACGCAGACCGAAAAGCACATTACTTGGCGGCATTGGAACAAATCCAGACTCTATATAATCCGCATCGAAAATATTGCTTGCAGTAATGGTAAACTCTGCCTGCTTCACTTTGATCGCCAATGAAGCGTCCCAAACATTATACGTTTGCCCCGTTGTACGCTCTGCATACTTATATATGATATTCTGACGTACATTTTTAAACAATTGGGTGCTTAAGCGTGTGGTATATTGATGCTTTAGCGTATTTAAAGAGTAACGGGATAGTTCCTCGTTTTGGTCTAAAATGTTGTCATCCAAAAACGCATAGCCCACACTTAAGGTTTGCGTAAAATCCTTGAACAAAAAATTATAGGCAGCATCCAATTCCAAACCTTTGGTATTTACTTCCGTGATATTGGTTGCCACAAATACATCCTCAGAAACATCGTTTCTGATATAATCTATAAGATTATCTGCGTCTCTATTAAATACGGCAATGCTAGCATTAACTTTAGGCGTGGTATACTTTAAGCCCAATTCTTGTGCAAAAGCTTCTTCTGGTTCCAAATTTGCATTACCACTGGTAACAGGATCATTGTAAAACAAATCCGTGTAAGTTGGTATACGGTAGGTATAACCAATGTTGCCGTATACTTTAAAATTATTGGTAAGGTTATAACCTATATCCAATCCAGGAAAAGCACGAAACTTAAAGTCTGAAAAATAGGTTAATGCTACGCCAGGAGTAATATCCAGCCTGTTGTCTGCAATGCTAAAACGATGTTCTAAAAACACATTGGACATGAAACGGTTTCGGTTACCCAAGTTGTTGCTTCTAAGATATATTTTAGAAAGTTCCACCCCAAAACCAGTAATTCCTAATTTAGATGCATAAGAGGCATTGGTTTCGATGCCTATCTTGTTGGAAATATGCATGTTTCTGAAAAAACTGGGGTCATTTCGTCTCAAGAGAAACAAGTCTTGATTACGTTTCCAATAGATTCTTGGCTGTATTTTTAGGTTGTTTTTCTTAAAGGTGGTAGAAAACGCCAAAAGACTGTTTTGGGTTTCTTCGTACTCGTTAAATGTAGGATTGGTGGTGTAAAAGTTCTCGGCCCCATAATTGCGCTCCAAAAAAGTAGCCGTCATTACAATAGGCTGTGCATTTTTATTAAAAGTGCTTTTTAAAAAGTAATTGCCATTATCGTAATCTGAGTTATTTCTATAACCTTCAGATGTTACCCTTCCCACATGTATGATATGAGACGAGTTTTCCTTATCCACACCAGCGGTAACGCTACCATTTAATTGTCCAAAAGAACCCGCTTCTACGTTTAAGGAAACGGAATTATTCAAACTTTTTTTTGTGATGATATTAATGGCTCCGGTAAAAGCGTTTTGTCCAAAAACCCGTGCAGCAGGGCCCTTTATAATTTCTATTCTTTCTATAACCTCTAATGGTAAGGCGGCATTCATGGTATGGTGACCCGTTTGCGCATCGTCCATTTTAACGCCATCTATTAATAGTAAGGTTTGGTCAAAACCACCTCCTCTTATGTACAAATCTGCTTGGCTACCACCTGTGCCGCGTCTTCTAATATCTACGCCCGCAACTTGTTGCAATAAATCCGCCACATTAACCGCTGCACTATTTTTAATATGACTAGAGGTTATTATGTTTGTAGTTCTAGAATTTTCTTTAAATGGAAGGTTGATTCGGTTTGCGGTTACTACAACTTCGCTTAACGAATCTACCTTAACAGCATCGTCTTGTTGTGCTTGTGCTTGTAAAGCACCCACTAGTAAAATTGCAGAAAATAAAATTGATTTCTTCATTATTTAAGCTTGTAACGTAAGTTCTTAAAATTAATGCTGCAAAAGTCCTAACTTTCCGGACGATTAAACTAGTCCACTTTTAAAACAATGAATAGTCCGGTTTCTGATTTGTTAGTCCAGCTGGTATCTATAGACAAGTCTATTGTACAACCTGTATATGTGCATGTGGCACAGCAAATAATGAACGCCATACAACGAGGCTATTTAAATAAAGGCTGTAAGTTACCTGGAACACGGGTTTTAAGTGAGTTATTGAACGTTCACCGTAATACTGCCGTGGCCATCTATGATGAATTGGCCTCGCAAGGATGGGTAAACATTATTCCCAATAAAGGAACTTTTGTGGTGGTTCCAGAAGATTCCAATGTAAAAATCAAGGCAAGTACGCAGCACATCAATCAAGCATACGAGTATCCAAAAGTTCCAGGATTCCCGTTCCAACAATCCTTTAATCTAGCATCTACCAAAGAGGAGAGCACTGCCAAATATTCCATAAATGATGGTAAGCCTGATTTAAGACTACATCCGGTGCACCAATTTTCTAGGTGGTATAGTGCTGCAATGAAACGAAAGCCACTAATCCATAAATGGAATAGAACAAGTGCATTACCCCCTTCCGTTTTTAGCACACAACTTTGCAACTACTTAAATGTAACTCGGGGTTTCCATATTAAACCATCCAATGTATTGAATACACGTAGTACAGAAATGAGTCTGTATATTGTTTCGCAAGTTTTGATTCATCCGGGAGATTTGGTGCTGGTTGGACAACTGAGCAATTACGTGGCCAATATGATATTTCAGGAAGCCGGGGCAAAAATAAAAACAGTGCCCGTAGATAAAGAGGGATTGGATGTTGGGTTTATAAAAGAACATTTTATACCTGAGAACATTCGTTGCATCTATGTATGCTCCAATAGGGACTATCCTACTACCAGAACTTTAAGCACCAAAAGGAGGCTGCAATTACTACAATTGGCCAAAACCTGTGGTTTTGCAATAATTGAGGACGATTTTGACTATGATTTTCAGTTCGATGGATCTTCCATGTTACCCATGGCCAGTGCAGATGCCGGTGGAAACGTTATTTACTTGGGCAAACTGGGTCAGTCTTTATTTCCGAGTTTTCATACGGGTTTTGTCGTTGCTCCAGAACAGGTAATTACCGAAGCCAATAATTACTTACAATTATTGGATACCCAAGGAGATTTAATACAGGAACAAATGCTTTCTGAATTGATATCCGAAGGCGAAATATACCGGCTCAAGAAAAAAAATATCGTTACTTACAAACAACGCAGAGAAGTTTTATGCAGTTTATTAAATCAATATTTTAACACCATCCTTGATTGGCAAATACCTTCTGGAGGACTTGCCATGTGGTTACAATTTAGAACACCCATATCATTGGTAAAATTAGCCGAGGAAGCAGAGCAGTTGGATTTATTCTTACCCAAAACCATTCTCTATCAAAATAAAAACACTTGCGCCATTCGTTTTGGATTTGGGCATCTAAACGAAGAAGAACTAGAAATTGTAATGAAAAAATTAAAACAAGCTTATCTGCAGGTAGTATCTGCCTAAAACAAAAAGTGGCTGTCTAAAAAATATTGAAATGCGTCATTCTGAATTCATTTCAGAATCTCATCATACTGATAAACCAATTGTTATGAGAACCTGAAACAAGTTCAGGTTGACTAAAACCTACCTTTTAGACAGCCTTTTTAAAACGTGTCTTGTTGGGTCAAAGATATTTTTTTATCCCTTTCCGATAGTTTTTCAGCTGCTTCGGAATCACTCAAAACATTCAAATTTATCTATATTGCAAAGATGATAATTAATGGCCAAAAAGCTTAATACGACCGTGCTTAAAAAATTCCACTCCTTTAGCTTTAAAAATCTTGATTGGAAAAGGGTCCTGTTTATTTTGGTAGCAGTATCTGTTTTTATTCGTTTTCCGTTCTTTTTTAGGGATTATGTGGATCGTGACGAGAGCACTTTTATTCTTATGGGACAGTCTTGGGTCAATGGGCATTTACCATACACGCAACTTTGGGACCTAAAGCCTCCGATTACCTTTCTGTATTTTGCTGTTATCATCAAACTATTTGGAAAAAGCTTCTTTGCCATTCGGCTTTTTGGCTCATTCATGGTCGCCCTAACTGCTTTGTTTACCTATGGAATCGCTACAAAGATTACTTCCAAAAAAATAGCATTCTGGGCAGCCATCTTCTGTGTGTTTTTCCAAAGCCTGTTCGGGAGTCTGCAAGGGGTAATGTCCGAGCATATCTGTACGCTCTTTTTTGTGGCCGCCCTGTTTATTCTTTTTTTAAAAGAAGACGGAAAATGGTTTTTTACTACCGGACTTTTGTTGGGGCTTTCGGTAATGACCAAACTGAACATGGCCTATCCTGTTTTAAGCTTAGGCATTTATTTTTTGTGGGAGGGTTTTCATAAAAAGCAGATTTGGATGAACATTAAATACTTGATTTTTATGGGAATCGGGTTTTTGACCTCTGTCCTTTTTACGCTTCTTCCTTACTATCTTCAAGGTGAATCTGAAATTTGGTGGAAATCCATTTTTGAAGCTCCCTTGGCTTATTCGGAAGGTAAGTTTCATTCCCCTTTAAAAGCTCTGCCATTTGTACTGATTTCTGTCGGATTTTTTTATATCACCTATAAAAAAAAGCTATTGAGTTTTAAGAGCAAGCCAATTCAAATGTTGCTTTTGTGCATTGCTGGTGCATTTCTTTCATTCGCCCAAGCTGGTAAGGTCAATGGACACTACCTTATTCAAGTTTACCCCTTCTTCTTGATTTTAATCGGTGTAATGTTCGATAAACTTACCACTATAAAAAAGAGATATCAATATTTAGTAATAGCACTAATTCCATTAATTCCCATT
It encodes the following:
- a CDS encoding ribonuclease E/G; its protein translation is MNRELIVRSTPDAVDFALLKDGKLVELHKEEDNNNFSVGDIFLAKIRKPVTGLNAAFVNVGYEKDAFLHYHDLGPQLSSMLKFIKQARTGKLKDFSLKNFPFEKDIDKNGSINDVLKANQSLLVQIVKEPISTKGPRISSELSIAGRFLVMVPFSDRVSVSQKIASKEEKDRLIRLVKSIKPKGFGVIIRTVAEGKKVAELDKDLQNLFSKWTNMCKKLQRASHPSKVLVELNRASSILRDVFNDSFTGIHVDEETLYNQIKDYLHEIAPQKESIVKLYTGSAPIFEKFGIERQIKTSFGRTASMSRGAYLIIEHTEALHVIDVNSGNRSNKAKNQEDTALEVNLLAATEIARQLRLRDMGGIIVIDFIDMTKGDHRRKLFDHLRDEMKDDRAKHKILPPSKFGLVQITRQRVRPEMNIKTSEENPNGTGAEVEAPIVLIDKIQSDLERILKPDRKNNGIVLNIHPFIAAYLTKGFPSIRSKWFKTYKKWIKIQPRDAYRYLEYRFKDKDGKTIRP
- the mutY gene encoding A/G-specific adenine glycosylase, coding for MIFAPKILNWYREHQRELPWRETREPYKVWLSEIILQQTRVAQGMPYYYSFVEAFPTVFDLANAPEEQVLKLWQGLGYYSRARNLHAAAKMVVNDFNGEFPKTYKALKSLKGVGDYTASAIASFCFDEPEPVVDGNVYRVLSRYFGVDIPINSTQGIKYFKELAREVMDERNIRDYNQGIMEFGAIQCAPKKPYCLLCPLQDSCVALKENKVDSLPVKQNKTKVRNRYFNYLVLLDQNENTILEQRRGKGIWQNLYQFPLIESEKKLQAEALKPLIKEKEDVPELESLSLYNNEPIVHKLSHQHLHTQFWILKTSHILEQGTQWNEIGNFPVPVLIADFIKTLKI
- a CDS encoding gliding motility-associated protein GldE: MDPEPHCLAFIFTAFSGIFTLKIVVLVLLLAGSALISAAEVALFGLSQTDVNEMQESNSSRSKLIVELLTKPKKLLATILIANNTINIGIVLLFSSIGNTIFADIDGTLRFLLEVVVATFLILMFGEILPKIYANRNRVQFSHFMAVPLKGLSYLLTPLSSPMRSVTLFIEDKLGKKKSNLSINHLSQALELASEGDTTKEEQKILEGIVTFGNTDTKQVMRPRIDIFAVNEKMKFPEILEEIKKNGYSRIPVFAENMDNVMGVLYVKDLLPYIERKSFNWMSLIREPYFVPENKKLDDLLLEFQDKKNHLAIVVDEYGGTSGIVTLEDIIEEIVGDISDEFDDEDLVFSKLDDFNYVFDGKTALKDFYRVVKIEEEDEFESKKGESETIAGFVLEISGSFPKIGEKVLFKDYKFIVESMDKKRLKRIKVTLPHEA
- a CDS encoding single-stranded DNA-binding protein, with translation MSGTLNKVMLIGHLGDEVKMHYFEGGNCIGRFPLATNETYTNRQTGERVTNTDWHNVVVRNKAAEICEKYLSKGDKVYVEGRLKNRQWQGEDGNTRYTTEVHVQDFTFLTTKKESMANAQSSGSSPANYQEPSKTESPSAPADDTEEEDDLPF
- a CDS encoding HU family DNA-binding protein translates to MTKADIVTRISEKLGIEKGDVQATVESFMEEVKSSLENGDNVYLRGFGSFIIKTRAEKTGRNISKNTTIKIPAHNIPAFKPAKVFVEGVKTNVQVK